One segment of Vagococcus martis DNA contains the following:
- a CDS encoding cell division site-positioning protein MapZ family protein: MTSNEKKCPNCGHVFKPGETYCPNCDLFVPFDEQKNLPNDTITNSNEPTSYKNDTPSEPSPSIPTFKHRNRTSVEETPATEEEIVETQSDMEEATEKPIIEELSEIETISPVEVETFKESDEPVEEQPQTRVTDSPTPPSNEPPKKSNKNKILVGIIVLLIVFGGGYVYNSQKKQNELETTLKLTTSAEDAIQNLYMKNQGEVFLKKGISQSDITSAEDKVKELKGTEQYDKLNERMQQAVKTFTRLTAINEAFKKPVIEGNQLINDAYVKDDTKLTLEAIDPEENGFDKLYNDTIKEATEQKTAIKTFKTTLEKLYRDDKVVSEPSKQVYNEAVKQLADIKDPELKAEFQKILDDVSKIIDEQEKKAEAARKEEEEKQAAAAKAEAEKNTQQSQNNNNTNTAQNGSSFTPSTNGGRWGTRQDATIDLSDPAWAWNPGVQEKVISEVIKRGYVVDGGYTLVPKFIENGVGFYDLYATKNSKLFPNSKPEEFPIYVVTINDKTGWFKGNGPN, encoded by the coding sequence TTGACCAGTAATGAAAAAAAATGTCCAAATTGTGGTCATGTCTTTAAACCAGGAGAAACTTATTGTCCAAACTGTGATTTGTTTGTTCCATTTGATGAACAAAAAAATCTACCAAATGATACAATTACTAATTCAAACGAACCAACGAGCTATAAAAATGACACACCTTCTGAGCCAAGTCCTTCTATTCCAACCTTTAAGCATCGTAACCGTACTAGTGTAGAAGAGACACCTGCGACTGAAGAAGAAATAGTTGAAACGCAAAGTGACATGGAAGAGGCAACTGAAAAGCCAATCATTGAGGAGCTTAGCGAAATAGAAACTATTTCCCCTGTAGAAGTCGAAACTTTCAAGGAAAGTGATGAGCCGGTTGAAGAACAACCACAAACAAGAGTGACTGACTCACCTACTCCACCGAGTAATGAACCACCTAAAAAGAGTAACAAAAATAAAATTTTGGTTGGTATCATTGTTCTATTGATTGTATTTGGTGGTGGTTATGTTTATAACTCACAAAAGAAACAAAATGAATTAGAAACCACATTAAAATTAACAACGAGTGCCGAAGATGCCATTCAGAACTTGTATATGAAAAATCAAGGTGAGGTATTTTTGAAAAAGGGAATTTCTCAATCAGACATCACCTCAGCTGAAGATAAAGTAAAAGAACTAAAAGGCACAGAACAATATGATAAATTAAACGAGCGTATGCAACAGGCAGTGAAAACATTTACTCGTTTAACAGCTATCAATGAAGCATTTAAAAAACCTGTGATTGAAGGCAATCAATTAATCAATGATGCGTATGTCAAAGACGATACTAAATTAACTTTAGAGGCCATTGATCCTGAAGAAAATGGTTTTGACAAACTTTACAATGACACCATCAAAGAAGCAACAGAGCAAAAAACAGCGATTAAAACCTTTAAAACAACACTTGAAAAACTCTATCGTGACGATAAAGTTGTGAGTGAACCAAGTAAACAAGTCTATAATGAGGCAGTGAAACAACTTGCAGATATTAAAGACCCTGAATTAAAAGCTGAATTCCAAAAAATTCTTGATGATGTAAGTAAAATCATTGATGAGCAAGAGAAAAAAGCTGAAGCTGCACGTAAAGAGGAAGAAGAAAAACAAGCCGCTGCTGCAAAAGCTGAAGCAGAAAAAAATACACAACAATCACAAAATAATAACAACACCAACACAGCACAGAATGGTAGCTCATTCACTCCTTCTACTAATGGTGGACGTTGGGGTACCAGACAAGACGCCACAATTGACTTATCAGATCCTGCATGGGCTTGGAATCCTGGTGTTCAAGAAAAAGTCATTTCAGAAGTCATTAAACGTGGTTATGTTGTAGACGGTGGTTATACACTTGTTCCGAAATTTATCGAAAATGGTGTTGGTTTCTATGACCTTTATGCCACAAAAAATTCGAAACTATTCCCAAATAGTAAACCTGAAGAATTTCCAATTTACGTTGTCACAATTAACGATAAAACAGGTTGGTTTAAAGGAAACGGACCAAATTAA
- a CDS encoding NFACT RNA binding domain-containing protein: MSFDGIFTHLMVNELSNTLTNGRLSKVHQPYDNELMLVFRNNSKNHTLLLSANPNYARIQLTNIKYKNPATPPNFCMTLRKYLEGSILQEIKQTNNDRIISFSFESRNDLGDLESIVLIVELMGRHSNIILLNKDTKKIIDTIKHVGMSQNSYRLLLPGADYITPPLKDTQNPWTVDKEALFKELNSLAELSPQAIQQQFEGFSKDTANELVYRLKHEDTDKVTTWTNFFNEMTNQLHPTIGLIKDKERFAPIPYQTFDEELSQFDTLSDLLDAFYEGKAEKDRVKQQAGELIKKVTNDMNKLKKKTKILEKQLVDADNAEIYRVKGELLTTFLHEVKRGTTSVELPNYYNNDEPIKISLNETLTPNQNAQKYFQRYQKLKNGVAVVKEQLNITKYELLYLESVLAQLDIASPSDVQLIREELIAEKYIKIKTKDKKKQKNKPSKPIQFVSSDGDIIFVGKNNIQNDQLTLKTANKNDIWLHTKDIPGSHVIIKNSDPSDQTLLEAALLAAYYSKYRLSASVPVDYVAVKHVKKPNGAKPGFVIYENQKTLFVTPEINEIKKIKEC; the protein is encoded by the coding sequence ATGTCATTTGACGGTATTTTCACCCACTTGATGGTAAACGAATTATCGAATACATTAACCAATGGACGTTTGTCAAAAGTCCATCAACCATATGATAATGAATTGATGTTAGTTTTTAGAAACAACTCGAAAAATCACACGCTTTTATTATCTGCTAATCCAAATTATGCTCGTATTCAACTAACGAATATCAAGTATAAAAATCCTGCTACTCCGCCCAACTTTTGTATGACGCTTAGAAAGTATCTTGAGGGAAGTATCTTACAAGAAATCAAACAAACTAATAATGACCGTATCATTTCGTTTTCATTTGAAAGTCGCAATGATTTAGGTGACTTAGAAAGCATTGTGTTAATTGTTGAATTAATGGGCCGACATAGTAACATCATTTTATTAAATAAAGACACAAAAAAAATCATTGATACAATCAAACATGTGGGTATGAGCCAAAATAGCTATCGTCTTCTTTTACCAGGTGCTGATTACATCACACCGCCACTAAAAGACACACAAAACCCTTGGACAGTTGACAAGGAGGCTTTGTTTAAAGAATTAAACAGTTTAGCCGAGCTATCACCACAAGCCATTCAACAGCAATTTGAAGGATTTTCTAAAGATACGGCAAATGAATTAGTTTACCGCCTAAAACATGAAGATACAGATAAAGTAACGACTTGGACTAACTTCTTCAATGAAATGACAAATCAGTTACATCCAACTATTGGATTGATTAAGGATAAAGAACGCTTTGCTCCTATCCCCTATCAAACCTTTGATGAAGAATTATCACAGTTTGATACACTGAGTGACTTGCTAGATGCTTTTTATGAAGGCAAAGCCGAGAAAGATCGGGTAAAACAACAAGCTGGTGAGCTAATCAAAAAAGTGACAAACGATATGAATAAATTAAAAAAGAAAACCAAAATTCTAGAAAAACAACTTGTGGATGCTGATAATGCAGAGATTTATCGTGTCAAAGGAGAGCTTCTCACAACATTCTTACATGAAGTAAAACGTGGCACTACAAGTGTTGAGCTGCCAAATTATTATAATAATGATGAACCAATTAAGATTAGTTTAAATGAAACCCTTACACCCAACCAAAATGCACAAAAGTATTTCCAACGTTATCAAAAACTGAAAAATGGTGTGGCTGTAGTTAAAGAGCAACTAAATATTACAAAATATGAACTACTCTACTTAGAATCAGTATTAGCCCAATTAGATATCGCATCACCGAGCGATGTGCAACTGATTAGGGAAGAATTAATCGCTGAGAAATACATCAAAATAAAAACCAAAGATAAGAAAAAACAAAAAAATAAACCATCGAAACCAATTCAGTTTGTTTCTAGTGATGGGGACATCATTTTTGTTGGAAAAAATAATATCCAAAATGACCAACTCACTTTAAAAACGGCTAATAAAAACGATATTTGGTTGCATACTAAAGATATCCCTGGTTCTCATGTCATTATTAAAAATAGTGATCCTAGTGATCAGACGTTACTAGAAGCAGCCTTGCTTGCGGCTTATTATTCAAAATACCGTTTATCAGCATCAGTCCCTGTTGATTATGTTGCAGTGAAGCACGTTAAAAAACCAAATGGTGCCAAACCGGGATTTGTTATTTATGAAAATCAAAAAACATTGTTTGTCACGCCAGAAATAAATGAGATTAAAAAGATAAAGGAGTGTTGA
- a CDS encoding type III secretion system protein PrgN, with the protein MTTNTFVYPHPINTFIIKHLNYTVLEFCEQFQYPQSTIATWVSRERRIESLPVSFIYSLSLATSKSMDWVYSELLRLQIEYDGHKEKYKRTKKRI; encoded by the coding sequence ATGACTACCAATACTTTTGTTTATCCTCACCCTATCAATACATTTATTATTAAGCATTTAAACTATACTGTACTAGAATTTTGCGAACAATTTCAATACCCGCAATCAACTATTGCCACATGGGTAAGTAGAGAACGACGCATCGAATCGCTCCCTGTATCATTTATTTATTCCTTATCACTTGCTACAAGCAAATCAATGGACTGGGTTTATTCTGAATTGTTGCGTTTACAAATTGAGTATGATGGACATAAAGAAAAGTATAAGCGGACGAAAAAGCGTATATAA
- a CDS encoding YfbR-like 5'-deoxynucleotidase → MGLNDFILGLNNLETITRAPGFFKFTEHTVAAHSYRVTSIAQVLGDIEEHHGVEIDWKSLYEKALNHDYTERFIGDIKTPVKYANKELRGMLQTVEEKMTDEFISQEIPEEFQDIYRRRLFEGKDDTVEGEILSIADKVDLLYESFEEIVKNNPEIVYKEMFLEAVQTIQEYKHRPSVTYFFAEIFPELLDKSFYGKEEFILQINQYL, encoded by the coding sequence ATGGGGTTAAATGATTTTATTTTAGGTCTTAACAATTTGGAAACTATTACGCGTGCACCTGGTTTTTTTAAATTTACAGAGCATACAGTAGCGGCTCATTCATATCGTGTTACGTCTATTGCACAAGTTTTAGGAGATATTGAAGAGCATCATGGGGTAGAGATTGATTGGAAGAGTCTTTATGAAAAAGCATTAAATCATGACTATACTGAGCGATTTATCGGTGATATTAAGACACCTGTAAAGTATGCCAATAAAGAGCTAAGAGGCATGTTGCAAACAGTTGAAGAAAAGATGACGGATGAGTTCATATCACAAGAAATTCCAGAAGAGTTTCAAGACATTTATCGCAGACGATTATTTGAAGGCAAAGACGACACTGTCGAAGGTGAGATTTTATCCATTGCTGACAAAGTTGACTTACTGTATGAGTCATTTGAAGAGATTGTGAAAAATAATCCAGAAATTGTTTATAAAGAAATGTTTTTAGAAGCCGTTCAAACGATACAAGAATACAAACATCGACCGTCCGTGACTTACTTTTTTGCAGAAATCTTTCCAGAACTCTTGGATAAGTCATTTTATGGTAAAGAAGAATTTATTTTGCAGATAAATCAATATTTATAG
- a CDS encoding phosphate-starvation-inducible PsiE family protein, producing MEEKFKMLLSIVMNVFLSILAILILIYMGLDLVNIFKLIFIQNKMGSIDTIADYILGFFMLFEFIIMTLKYIEDAHNVPIKYLVLISITAILRQLLVVHNNGGQTLLLTIAILTLTLTLYLLELIKAKEKIRKNK from the coding sequence ATGGAAGAAAAATTTAAAATGCTTCTTAGTATTGTGATGAATGTCTTTCTTTCTATTTTAGCTATACTCATTTTAATATATATGGGACTAGATTTAGTGAATATCTTTAAATTAATTTTTATCCAAAATAAGATGGGTTCTATAGATACGATTGCTGATTATATTCTTGGTTTCTTTATGTTATTTGAGTTTATTATCATGACACTTAAGTACATTGAAGACGCACACAATGTTCCGATAAAATACCTTGTTTTAATTAGTATTACGGCGATTTTAAGACAATTACTTGTGGTTCATAATAATGGGGGGCAAACGTTATTATTAACGATTGCTATTTTAACATTGACATTAACGCTTTACTTGCTTGAATTAATTAAAGCAAAAGAAAAAATTAGAAAAAATAAATAA
- a CDS encoding YagU family protein, producing MFELNKPRASFKEIFVKSIWFGIISGMISGMVSGMVKIGWEAILPPRTIARNLTNPPQQVMELFGVPESLTHAYVLYSEDQKVFWFSLCLHFSFSIVFSALFIFVAQYWKKIALWQGAAYGIIVWIVFHILLIPAIGGMPAPWNQPFDEHFSEFFGHIVWAWSIAACTYYLIGKDKKGNLENI from the coding sequence ATGTTTGAATTGAATAAGCCTCGTGCCTCATTTAAGGAGATATTTGTTAAAAGTATTTGGTTTGGAATAATTTCAGGTATGATTTCAGGCATGGTTTCAGGCATGGTAAAAATTGGATGGGAAGCAATTTTACCACCTAGAACTATTGCAAGAAATTTAACCAACCCTCCTCAGCAAGTTATGGAATTATTTGGAGTACCTGAGTCATTGACTCATGCCTATGTATTGTATTCTGAGGATCAAAAAGTTTTTTGGTTTTCTTTGTGCTTACATTTCAGTTTTTCAATTGTGTTTTCTGCTTTATTTATTTTTGTTGCACAGTATTGGAAAAAAATTGCTCTTTGGCAAGGAGCCGCCTATGGAATTATTGTGTGGATTGTTTTTCATATTTTATTGATACCTGCAATAGGAGGCATGCCAGCACCTTGGAATCAACCATTTGATGAACATTTTTCTGAATTCTTTGGGCATATTGTTTGGGCATGGTCTATAGCAGCATGCACTTATTATTTAATAGGTAAAGATAAAAAAGGTAATCTTGAAAACATTTAA
- the pyrE gene encoding orotate phosphoribosyltransferase: MKQIAKELLSIKAVSLSPNEPFTWASGIKSPIYCDNRLTMSYPDVRRLVAKGLANLIKENYPSVEVIAGTATAGIPHAAWVAEELDLPMVYIRGKSKDHGKKNQIEGRIDNGAKMVIIEDLISTGGSVIDAAQAAKREGADVLGVAAIFTYQLPSGVENFKAAGIPFDTLTNYDELIDVAIENDYISQDDRLLLQEWKKDPASWLK; the protein is encoded by the coding sequence ATGAAACAAATCGCAAAAGAATTATTATCAATCAAAGCAGTATCTTTAAGTCCAAATGAGCCGTTTACATGGGCGAGTGGGATTAAAAGTCCAATCTATTGTGACAATCGTTTAACGATGAGCTATCCTGATGTGCGTAGATTGGTCGCTAAAGGATTAGCCAACTTAATTAAAGAAAACTACCCAAGTGTTGAAGTGATCGCTGGAACAGCCACTGCAGGGATTCCACATGCAGCATGGGTTGCCGAAGAACTTGACTTACCAATGGTTTATATCCGTGGAAAATCTAAAGATCACGGCAAGAAAAATCAAATCGAAGGTCGTATTGATAATGGTGCTAAAATGGTTATTATTGAGGATTTGATTTCAACAGGTGGTAGCGTGATTGATGCGGCTCAAGCAGCTAAACGTGAAGGAGCAGATGTTCTGGGAGTTGCTGCCATTTTTACGTATCAATTACCAAGTGGTGTAGAAAACTTCAAAGCAGCAGGCATTCCATTTGATACATTAACGAACTATGATGAATTAATCGACGTTGCGATAGAAAATGATTACATCTCACAAGATGATCGTCTATTACTACAAGAATGGAAAAAAGACCCAGCTTCTTGGTTGAAATAA
- the pyrF gene encoding orotidine-5'-phosphate decarboxylase, with translation MREKRPVIALDLPSKKDMELFLSHFPKEESLYLKVGMEIFYQEGPSIVTWLIDNGHDVFLDLKLHDIPNTVYSAMKGIAKLGVALTNVHAAGGKEMMEAAYRGLKEGTPTGQSVPKLIAVTQLTSTSDEQVKEEQLISVGLNESVRHYATLTREAGLDGVVCSAHEARDIKEHTSEDFVCLTPGIRLASNDVGDQKRVMTPSKARENGSTYIVVGRPITQAENPYAAYLEIKEQWNGENE, from the coding sequence ATGAGAGAAAAAAGACCAGTCATTGCATTAGATTTACCGAGTAAAAAAGACATGGAATTATTTTTAAGTCATTTTCCAAAAGAAGAATCACTTTATCTGAAAGTAGGCATGGAAATTTTTTATCAAGAAGGGCCAAGTATCGTAACGTGGTTGATTGATAATGGACATGATGTATTTTTGGATTTAAAGTTACATGATATTCCAAATACTGTTTATTCTGCTATGAAAGGTATCGCTAAGCTTGGTGTGGCATTAACTAATGTCCATGCTGCTGGTGGTAAAGAGATGATGGAGGCAGCTTATAGAGGATTGAAAGAAGGAACCCCTACTGGTCAGTCAGTGCCCAAATTAATTGCTGTGACTCAATTAACCTCTACTAGTGATGAACAAGTGAAAGAAGAGCAACTCATTTCTGTTGGCCTAAATGAAAGTGTGCGTCATTATGCCACATTAACTCGAGAAGCAGGACTGGATGGTGTGGTGTGTTCAGCCCATGAAGCAAGAGATATCAAAGAACATACAAGTGAAGACTTTGTGTGTTTAACACCAGGCATTCGTTTAGCCAGCAATGACGTTGGTGACCAAAAGCGTGTGATGACACCAAGTAAAGCAAGAGAAAACGGTTCGACTTATATCGTTGTGGGAAGACCAATTACACAAGCAGAGAACCCTTATGCTGCTTATTTAGAAATAAAAGAACAATGGAATGGAGAGAATGAGTAA